The Raphanus sativus cultivar WK10039 chromosome 2, ASM80110v3, whole genome shotgun sequence DNA segment taccTAACAtgtttaaaaaatgaaatatatgcATGATATTATTAGTTCATATATGGTGTGGTatgaaaatcataaatattaaagatAGTGAGAatcatttattatataataaatattattagattttgttttgattttcctTCTCCTTGCAAATTCTGACTAGTAAACTATTGAAGAGATTATAATAAAAGGCTTGTGTAAAAGGGgctaaaaacaaaaacaaaaacaagcaCCAAAATCAAAAGACCCCAAGCCCTTTCTCTTTCTGCCTTCTTCTCTCTTGTTTCTATGGAAACGCAACTCCCAAACACAGATGCTGAATCTCTTCAGCAATTACTGAATTTGAACCCTAAGGTTAATGACAACAACACAGAAAAGGTCAATGTATCACAACCAGCAAACTCCATCAGTACAGACCAGCCTTTGGGTATCGAATTCGTGGAGAAGATCTTGAAATACGAGTTCAAAGACAAGAACCTGCTGCTGCAAGCGTTCACTGACACTAGTTTTGACGAAAACTGTGTTTCGTATGAACGCTTAGAATTCTTAGGAGACACGGTTTTAAACATGGTTGtaaccaaatatttatattttcgcTATGAGGATTGTACACCTGGTACATTGACCAAACTTCGAGCGTTCAACGTTGATTCAGAAAAACTTGCCCGAATCGCTGTAAAACATAATCTGCATCGTTGCCTCCGTCATAAGAAACCCTTGCTTGAGGATCAAGTAAGTCTCTTTcttaaataattagttttttttttctatttgctCTTTACTTTCCATTTAATATC contains these protein-coding regions:
- the LOC108835261 gene encoding ribonuclease 3-like protein 3, coding for METQLPNTDAESLQQLLNLNPKVNDNNTEKVNVSQPANSISTDQPLGIEFVEKILKYEFKDKNLLLQAFTDTSFDENCVSYERLEFLGDTVLNMVVTKYLYFRYEDCTPGTLTKLRAFNVDSEKLARIAVKHNLHRCLRHKKPLLEDQILKFTEDIENYPLHSRHLLEVPKTLGDIVESTIGALYTDCDSFETVCKVIKPLLEPIIPLDKLGDHPVTELNEMCQKKNLKLKFYTNNWQVDKTVVVFIEDHFVGIGHHPSKKDIAKNCAAQNALDNFSHSFANI